From a region of the Phaseolus vulgaris cultivar G19833 chromosome 6, P. vulgaris v2.0, whole genome shotgun sequence genome:
- the LOC137832653 gene encoding F-box protein At4g05010-like, which yields MLQKSFWDSYKCGHYFDSYLNQITNCAVSQFVIFNFNFLESEIETLVNLALFPQNAIECSRKGASFVVEFVLGDMAIGLADYSNTLTLGRKRVVVSNDVEASPPVSTPSKKICSREISSKSEMSLLEALPQEILVQVLCGVDHEDLKQLFHVSKTIREATLIAKDLHFEYSTPKKKTFAFLNPSDLENPNVFKEIETPKAPLRKSKPRWNANLADITMALFKEGF from the exons ATGCTTCAAAAGTCTTTCTGGGATTCATATAAATGTGGCCATTATTTTGACTCATACTTGAACCAAATAACCAACTGTGCAGTTTCTCAATTTGtgattttcaatttcaatttcctGGAATCAGAAATAGAAACCCTAGTAAATCTAGCACTCTTCCCTCAGAACGCAATAG AGTGCAGCAGAAAAGGGGCGTCTTTTGTTGTTGAGTTTGTGCTTGGAGATATGGCAATTGGGCTTGCGGATTATAGTAATACTCTGACACTGGGAAGGAAGAGGGTTGTGGTTTCCAACGATGTGGAAGCTTCTCCTCCAGTTTCAACTCCATCCAAGAAAATATGCAGCCGTGAAATCTCTTCCAAGTCTGAGATGTCTCTCCTTGAAGCCCTTCCTCAGGAAATTCTG GTCCAGGTTTTGTGCGGCGTGGACCATGAAGATTTGAAGCAGCTTTTTCATGTGTCGAAAACAATCAGAGAAGCA ACTCTGATAGCAAAGGACTTACATTTTGAGTACAGTACCCCAAAGAAGAAAACTTTTGCTTTTCTTAATCCTTCTGATTTGGAGAACCCAAATGTGTTTAAGGAAATTGAAACTCCAAAGGCACCCttgagaaaatcaaagccaagGTGGAATGCAAATTTGGCTGACATCACAATGGcattgtttaaagagggattttgA